In Vidua chalybeata isolate OUT-0048 chromosome 5, bVidCha1 merged haplotype, whole genome shotgun sequence, one genomic interval encodes:
- the FMC1 gene encoding protein FMC1 homolog — protein sequence MAALGAPLRTLRALLRELRHAAGRSYRDSPAYRHVLAAFRAHRVTSEKLCRAQQELHFQAATYLCLLRSVREHEALHREYHGRGERSPQEVAGLVGFRLPQQPGGKG from the exons ATGGCGGCCCTGGGAGCCCCGCTGCGCACCCTGCGCGCGCTCCTGCGCGAGCTGCGCCACGCCGCCGGCCGCTCCTATCGCGACAGCCCCGCCTATCGGCACGTGCTCGCCGCCTTCCGCGCGCACCGG GTGACCAGCGAGAAGCTGTGCCGggcccagcaggagctgcacttCCAGGCCGCCACCTACCTGTGCCTGCTCCGCAGCGTCCGGGAGCACGAGGCCCTGCACCGCGAGTACCACGGCAGGGGCGAGCGCTCGCCCCAGGAGGTCGCCGGACTGGTGGGCTTCAGACTGCCTCAGCAGCCGGGAGGGAAGGGCTGA